One Perognathus longimembris pacificus isolate PPM17 chromosome 2, ASM2315922v1, whole genome shotgun sequence DNA segment encodes these proteins:
- the LOC125347078 gene encoding transcription initiation factor IIA subunit 2-like yields MAYQLYRNTTLGNSLQESLDELIQSQQITPQLALQVLLQFDKAINSALAQRVRNSQFQGLSTYRFYDNVWTFVLNDVEFREVTELIKVDKVKIVACDGKNTGSNTTE; encoded by the coding sequence ATGGCATATCAGTTATACAGAAATACCACGCTGGGAAACAGTCTTCAAGAGAGCCTAGATGAGCTCATACAGTCTCAACAGATCACCCCCCAACTTGCCCTTCAAGTTCTACTTCAGTTTGATAAAGCTATAAATTCAGCATTGGCTCAGAGGGTCAGGAACAGTCAATTTCAGGGGCTCTCTACATACAGATTCTACGATAACGTGTGGACTTTCGTATTGAATGATGTTGAATTCAGAGAGGTGACAGAGCTTATTAAAGTGGATAAAGTGAAAATTGTAGCCTGTGATGGTAAAAATACTGGTTCTAATACTACAGAATAA